From the Pongo pygmaeus isolate AG05252 chromosome X, NHGRI_mPonPyg2-v2.0_pri, whole genome shotgun sequence genome, one window contains:
- the RTL8B gene encoding LOW QUALITY PROTEIN: retrotransposon Gag-like protein 8B (The sequence of the model RefSeq protein was modified relative to this genomic sequence to represent the inferred CDS: substituted 1 base at 1 genomic stop codon), translating into MDGRVQLVKALLARPLRPAARRWRNPIPFPETFDGDTDRLPEFIVQTGSXMFVDENTFSNDALKVTFLITRLTGPALQWVIPYIKKESPLLSDYRGFLAEMKRVFGWEEDEDF; encoded by the coding sequence ATGGACGGTCGGGTGCAGCTGGTGAAGGCCCTCCTGGCCCGGCCCCTCCGGCCCGCGGCGCGTCGCTGGAGGAATCCGATTCCCTTTCCCGAGACGTTTGACGGCGATACCGACCGGCTCCCGGAGTTCATCGTGCAGACGGGCTCCTAAATGTTCGTGGACGAGAACACGTTCTCCAACGACGCCCTGAAGGTGACGTTCCTCATCACCCGCCTCACGGGGCCCGCCCTGCAGTGGGTGATCCCCTACATCAAGAAGGAGAGCCCCCTCCTCAGTGATTACCGGGGCTTCCTGGCTGAGATGAAGCGGGTCTTTGGATGGGAGGAGGACGAAGACTTCTAG
- the LOC129024899 gene encoding CAAX box protein 1 encodes MGGGRGLLGRETLGPGGGCSGEGPLCYWPPPGSPPAPSLRASLPLEPPRCPLRSRSLPRSACLCSRNSAPGSCCRPWASLWSEPPPSPSSQPAPPMHIWTLSCTPAASWAPVTHWTDHPLPPLPSPLLRTRLPDDYIILPTDLRCHCHRHPSHPSHPTDRLLLLVIWTHLGGIWAGHSPWTVIQTAGRPPRDLSPSARPISSPPPETSCVLA; translated from the coding sequence ATGGGAGGAGGACGAGGACTTCTAGGCCGGGAGACCCTCGGGCCTGGGGGCGGGTGCTCTGGGGAGGGTCCGCTGTGTTACTGGCCGCCGCCAGGGTCGCCACCGGCGCCCTCCCTCCGCGCCTCCCTCCCCCTCGAGCCGCCGCGATGTCCCCTGCGCTCCCGTTCCCTCCCGCGTAGTGCTTGCCTTTGTTCCAGGAATAGCGCTCCAGGCTCCTGCTGCCGCCCCTGGGCCTCACTCTGGAGCGAGCCGCCGCCCTCTCCTTCCAGCCAGCCAGCCCCTCCCATGCACATTTGGACGCTGTCCTGCACTCCAGCTGCAAGCTGGGCTCCTGTTACACACTGGACAGACCACCCACTGCCGCCGCTGCCAAGCCCTCTCCTCCGCACCAGACTGCCAGACGACTACATCATTCTGCCCACAGACCTGCGCTGCCACTGCCATCGCCATCCATCGCATCCATCGCATCCCACCGACAGACTGCTGCTCCTAGTGATCTGGACTCACCTCGGAGGTATCTGGGCTGGACACAGTCCCTGGACAGTGATCCAGACAGCTGGCCGCCCCCCAAGGGATCTGTCACCTTCAGCGAGACCtatttcctccccacccccagaaaCCTCTTGTGTTCTTGCCTAG